In Prunus dulcis chromosome 2, ALMONDv2, whole genome shotgun sequence, a single genomic region encodes these proteins:
- the LOC117619993 gene encoding U6 snRNA phosphodiesterase, producing MEALIASYGDSSSDSDSESPAPRPELKNSEESSSALPPPPLSLLNSPNSFGFLDFSPSAQPSRVRNFPHVEGNYAVHVYIPVYIPPAPRKEMALFLNKLASLVPGLHAVDVDVPLEILCKDEHKLEQVALGREFHISLGRTVPIRVHQIDSLVTMLRQKLQIQRRYWIDFSKWEVFVNDDHTRTFVSIEVIAAGLAEITKQIQAVNEVYKLHNLPEFYKDPRPHISVAWASDDISSSLKQAVEEERRSTVGGSLQKCLFTSKFNGIECRIGSKTHKICKFSE from the exons ATGGAGGCCCTGATAGCCTCGTACGGAGACTCGTCGTCGGACTCAGACTCCGAGTCGCCAGCTCCACGTCCAGAGCTCAAAAACTCCGAAGAATCGAGCTCTGCTCTGCCCCCACCTCCTCTGTCACTTCTCAACAGTCCCAATTCCTTTG GATTTCTGGACTTCTCGCCAAGCGCTCAGCCCAGCAGAGTGAGGAACTTTCCTCACGTGGAAGGGAACTACGCGGTACATGTCTACATCCCAG TTTATATACCACCAGCACCAAGGAAAGAGATGGCCTTATTTTTGAACAAGCTAGCTTCTTTGGTGCCCGGTCTCCATGCTGTCGACGTTGACGTCCCTCTTGAGATTTTGTGCAAGGATGAGCACAAGCTTGAACAGGTTGCTTTGGGTAGAGAGTTCCATATAAGTCTGGGAAGAACTGTACCAATCCGAGTGCACCAGATTGACTCCCTGGTCACAATGCTTCGGCAGAAGCTTCAGATTCAGAGGCG GTATTGGATTGATTTTAGCAAGTGGGAGGTTTTTGTTAACGATGATCACACCCGGACCTTTGTGTCGATAGAAGTTATTGCTGCTGGGTTAGCTGAG ATAACAAAGCAGATTCAAGCTGTCAATGAGGTGTATAAGCTTCACAATCTTCCTGAATTTTACAAG GATCCTCGCCCTCATATATCGGTAGCTTGGGCATCGGATGACATTAGCAGTTCCCTGAAGCAAGCggttgaagaagaaagaagatcTACAGTCGGAGGATCATTACAGAAATGTCTTTTTACCAGTAAATTCAATGGCATCGAATGTAGGATTGGTAGTAAAACCCataaaatatgtaaattttctgaATAA
- the LOC117619992 gene encoding protein ORANGE-GREEN, chloroplastic, producing MLCSGRLLAVSFPVNRYFPYNLQSSSSRFSYASPKSISRWRSMTSEPESSSFAPSIDSDPTDTNPAGFCIIEGPETVQDFAKMELQEIQDNIRSRRNKIFLHMEEVRRLRIQQRIKSAELGMLSEDQENELPSFPSFIPFLPPLSSDNLKQYYVVCYSIITAFILFGGLLAPTLELKLGIGGTSYKDFIESVHLPLQLSQVDPIVASFSGGAVGVISALMIVEINNVKQQEQKRCKYCVGTGYLACARCSSTGTLVLTEPISTVDGDQPLSLPKAERCSNCSGAGKVMCPTCLCTGMAMASEHDPRIDPFD from the exons ATGCTCTGTTCGGGTCGACTTTTGGCGGTTTCGTTTCCAGTAAACCGGTATTTTCCGTACAATTTACAGAGCTCCAGCTCCAGATTCAGCTACGCAAGCCCCAAATCGATCTCCAGATGGCGATCAATGACGTCCGAGCCCGAGTCCTCTTCTTTTGCTCCTTCTATCGACTCCGATCCCACTGATACAAACCCCGCCGG ATTCTGTATCATAGAGGGGCCTGAAACAGTCCAAGACTTTGCCAAAATGGAGTTGCAAGAAATTCAGGATAATATTCGAAGTCGACGCAACAAAATTTTCTTGCATATGGAGGAG GTTCGCAGGCTGAGGATACAACAGAGGATTAAAAGCGCAGAGCTTGGAATGTTAAGTGAAGATCAAGAAAATGAGCTTCCTAGTTTCCCATCTTTCATTCCATTCTTGCCTCCCCTG AGTTCAGACAACCTTAAGCAGTATTATGTTGTTTGTTATTCAATTATTACGGCGTTTATCCTTTTCGGTGGCCTCCTAGCACCCACT TTGGAGTTGAAACTGGGAATAGGAGGCACCTCATACAAAGATTTTATAGAAAGTGTGCATCTGCCATTGCAGTTGAG TCAAGTTGATCCCATAGTGGCATCCTTCTCTGGAGGAGCAGTTGGTGTCATCTCCGCATTGATGATTGTTGAAATCAACAACGTAAAACAGCAGGAGCAGAAAAGATGCAAATATTGTGTTGGAACTG GATATCTCGCTTGTGCCCGCTGTTCAAGCACAGGAACCCTGGTTCTTACCGAACCAATATCAACAGTTGATGGAGATCAGCCCCTATCACTGCCGAAAGCGGAAAGATGTTCAAATTGCTCAGGAGCGGGAAAG GTAATGTGCCCTACATGCCTTTGCACGGGAATGGCAATGGCAAGCGAACATGACCCTCGGATCGATCCCTTTGATTAG